One region of Miscanthus floridulus cultivar M001 chromosome 19, ASM1932011v1, whole genome shotgun sequence genomic DNA includes:
- the LOC136525370 gene encoding protein OXIDATIVE STRESS 3 LIKE 2-like: MMGEASEAAVALHAGGEDGGACATGGCWVSGSTGSSVSSGIGTASASGSSSSLFSSTTTWSVGDGEEDGDGATSSSRPAGRRHFSSLSSLSSSTSSESEASQMNGAAGGPLYGMLTMQDHLPALRTGLSKYYQGRSESFTSLADVICVEDLAKKTTPYIRRPKASRRHAATLGVKNRLSKTVAKKEPRGRKLAASECQGKLYRC; the protein is encoded by the exons ATGATGGGGGAGGCTTCCGAGGCCGCCGTGGCGCTCCACGCAGGAGGGGAGGACGGCGGCGCCTGCGCCACCGGAGGTTGTTGGGTATCCGGGAGTACAGGATCGTCGGTGTCGTCGGGGATCGGGACGGCGTCCGCCAGCGGGTCGTCGTCTTCGCTCTTCTCATCGACGACGACGTGGAGCGTGGGTGACGGAGAGGAGGACGGAGACGGCGCGACGTCGTCGTCCCGACCGGCGGGTCGTCGTCACTTCTCGTCCTTGTCTTCATTGTCCTCCTCGACgtcgtcagagtcggaagcgTCGCAGATGAACGGGGCCGCCGGCGGGCCGCTCTACGGGATGTTGACGATGCAGGATCATCTCCCGGCTCTCAG AACAGGGCTATCTAAGTACTACCAGGGGAGGTCCGAGTCCTTCACATCGCTAGCCGATGTCATCTGCGTGGAGGACCTCGCAAAGAAGACCACCCCGTACATCAGGAGGCCGAAGGCGTCCAGACGTCACGCTGCAACGCTGGGTGTGAAGAACAGGTTGTCAAAGACAGTAGCAAAGAAAGAGCCGAGGGGGAGGAAACTAGCTGCGTCTGAATGCCAGGGCAAGCTGTACAGATGCTAG